A section of the Saccopteryx leptura isolate mSacLep1 chromosome 4, mSacLep1_pri_phased_curated, whole genome shotgun sequence genome encodes:
- the ZNF768 gene encoding zinc finger protein 768, translating into MEQEASPWGLEPRDVQSLDEMGPEESLKGNMCANEEEEISQQEGTGDYEVEEIPFGLEPQSPEFEPQSPRFEPESPGFESQSPGFVPPSPEFTRRSPESNSQSPEFEPQSPRYEPQSPGYEPRSPGYESQSLGYEPQNSEFKTQNPEFEAPSSKFQEGAEMLLNPEEKDPLSIPLGVHPLDSFTQGFGEQPTGGLPLGPPFEMPTGALLATPQFEMLQSPLGLTGTLRGPGRRGGRARGGQGPRPNICGICGKSFGRGSTLIQHQRIHTGEKPYKCEVCSKAFSQSSDLIKHQRTHTGERPYKCPRCGKAFADSSYLLRHQRTHSGQKPYKCPHCGKAFGDSSYLLRHQRTHSHERPYSCPECGKCYSQNSSLRSHQRVHTGQRPFSCAICGKSFSQRSALIPHARSHAREKPFKCPECGKRFGQSSVLAIHARTHLPGRTYSCPDCGKTFNRSSTLIQHQRSHTGERPYRCAVCGKGFCRSSTLLQHHRVHSGERPYKCDDCGKAFSQSSDLIRHQRTHAAGRR; encoded by the exons ATGGAACAGGAGGCGTCGCCGTGGGGCCTCGAGCCCCGGGATGTGCAAAGTCTTGACGAAATGGGGCCCGAAGAGTCCCTCAAAG GCAACATGTGTGCGAATGAGGAAGAGGAAATTTCTCAGCAAGAAGGCACTGGGGACTATGAGGTTGAAGAGATACCTTTTGGGCTTGAACCCCAGAGCCCAGAGTTTGAACCACAAAGCCCCAGGTTTGAGCCTGAAAGCCCAGGTTTTGAGTCTCAAAGCCCTGGGTTTGTGCCCCCAAGCCCTGAATTTACACGCAGAAGCCCTGAATCAAATTCTCAGAGCCCCGAGTTTGAGCCACAAAGCCCTAGGTATGAGCCTCAAAGCCCTGGGTATGAACCTCGGAGCCCTGGATACGAATCCCAGAGCCTAGGGTATGAACCTCAGAACTCTGAGTTCAAAACCCAAAACCCTGAATTTGAGGCTCCAAGTTCCAAATTTCAGGAAGGTGCAGAGATGCTTCTCAATCCTGAGGAAAAGGATCCCTTGAGCATCCCCTTGGGAGTCCATCCCTTGGACTCCTTCACCCAGGGGTTTGGGGAGCAGCCCACAGGGGGCCTTCCCCTAGGGCCACCTTTTGAGATGCCCACAGGGGCTTTGCTGGCCACACCCCAGTTTGAGATGCTCCAGAGTCCTCTGGGCCTGACAGGAACCCTACGGGGTCCAGGCCGACGGGGTGGCCGGGCCAGGGGTGGGCAGGGCCCTCGGCCTAATATCTGCGGCATCTGCGGGAAGAGCTTCGGCCGTGGCTCCACTCTGATCCAGCACCAGCGCATCCATACGGGGGAAAAGCCCTATAAGTGTGAGGTCTGTAGCAAGGCCTTCTCCCAGAGCTCTGACCTCATCAAACACCAGCGCACCCACACCGGGGAGCGGCCCTACAAGTGTCCCCGTTGTGGCAAGGCCTTCGCTGACAGCTCTTACCTGCTTCGCCACCAGCGCACTCACTCTGGTCAGAAGCCCTACAAGTGCCCACACTGTGGCAAGGCCTTCGGAGACAGCTCCTACCTCCTGCGACACCAGCGCACACATAGCCACGAGCGGCCCTATAGCTGCCCCGAGTGCGGCAAATGCTACAGCCAGAACTCGTCCTTGCGTAGTCACCAGAGGGTGCACACCGGGCAAAGGCCCTTCAGCTGTGCCATCTGTGGCAAGAGCTTCTCGCAGCGCTCGGCACTTATACCCCATGCCCGCAGCCATGCCCGCGAGAAGCCTTTCAAGTGCCCCGAGTGCGGCAAGCGCTTCGGTCAGAGCTCTGTGCTGGCCATCCATGCCCGCACCCACCTGCCAGGCCGCACCTACAGCTGCCCGGATTGCGGCAAGACCTTCAACCGCTCCTCCACGCTGATTCAGCACCAGCGCTCCCACACCGGCGAGAGGCCCTACAGGTGCGCCGTGTGTGGCAAGGGCTTCTGCCGCTCCTCCACGCTGCTGCAGCACCACCGGGTGCACAGCGGGGAGCGGCCCTACAAGTGCGATGACTGTGGCAAAGCCTTCTCTCAGAGCTCAGACCTCATCCGGCACCAGCGGACCCACGCTGCTGGCCGCCGCTGA